AAATATAGGCTGTCTCTAGTAAATCTAAAATCTCGAAGCTAAAAATCATCCTTTTATGAGGTGTGGAAGTCAGTGACTTTTGGTGACGTTCTTTCTAGCAGTGTTAAAACATGCAAGACGTAAGAGCATTTGTGGTTTGAACTTGAGAGATGCAAATACCACAGACTCCAAGAAAACCTAAGTTGGGggttgttttgattttgttttttaaagcgggtttaaagagaaaacactgaaaattgAATTCTTATCTTCCAGAGGCTAAGATTATTATAATGGACATACTTTTACCTTTGTCTCTAAAGAAcactttagttttgtttgttcactTATGTGCTTTGATTATCCCCTCAGAATTAGAGGCCAAGTCTTGTTGTTTAGCCTAAGAGAAgatttatttagtaatttcttCTCAGGTATGGAACCACGGTCATAACTAACATGTTGGCCAGAATAGGACTGCTggttaaacacattttatttaccatTAAGTGATCTTTATCAATATTCTGGATTAGACAACAAATTACCTTTCTTGGGTGTTCCCTGTAAACTATACTCCTGTTTGAATGTTAAACTTTTGTTTCTAAAGTTTAATTTTAAGATGTTTGAATGTTCAGTTTATGTATTTGAACTACAATAAACCAACCCTTTTTATATATGTGGATTGTATATGATTATtgttaaaagaatttataaaaaaaaaacacaacttcttTTAAACCTGTTCTTAAAAGCAGTAGCAAATGTAATTTGGCACAAAGCAAGTTGACTTTACATCTTAAATATTACATAGTTTTTAAAGGCttgaatataataaattaattgaGTATAAAAGGGAAGGAATGTAAAGAACCATTTTGGTGCTCAGTCTCTTAGCAATATCTTATTGCTTCATAGCAAGAAGATGTAGATTtgtttgttctcttgtttttgtcttttatgttaCCATGTGGCTGATTGATGCCTTCTTGGCATCCTTTCAGTGTGTCCTGCACATCATACCATGACACCCACCTTTGACCCCTACTTGCTTTTTCTAGCTGTACCTCCCCAGTTTAAAGACTCCTCTGTCTCATACCTTCATAGATTTCTCATTTCAGAATACCACATAAATGCTTCAGAAAAACACATTAAttggataatttatttttcctgttatcTCACACCAGCTGTGAATGCTtttaacaaaacataaaatgaggAAGAACCAACAGATCTGTATTTGTATGTCATGTGCACACAGACATGCAGCACATGGGTGCACAGACTCGTTCACATTTACATCACTTAGTACTTAGCTTAAGTATATTAAGTGCCACAGAAATTATGTATGTAGGAAACTGGAATTACCTAAGATCTTAACCTCTGCAACTGAAAATTAacaagatatttttttcccttttttcaaaGGTCATTTTTATAATTCCATCGAGTGGCTTTTTAAGTTCTGTGAGGAATAAAACTGCAGTGTTTGCCAAAAGGAACAcaactattatatatattatataacctACAAAGTAAACCCTCtagaatgttttgttttatttttctgaattccaCATAGTACTGTTTGTCCACTCACTACTTTGTTTCTCGCAGTTGAaaagtgtggggaaaaaaatggctttGGGATTGATTATTCATTTAAGGTGCAAATCAAACTTTACTATgcagatttctttaaaagatcaAGTCAGGACTGTGTATTAAGTTCTTAATGAAAAGGTCATTGTAATTACACTGTGTCTCAAAATGTCCGTCTTGACTTGGCACTTAACAGCAAACTCCTTAAAAATACTTGATTCAGTTACCCTGAGACCTGTATCAGTGTTAAGGTCTGACCTCCCCATAAAGCCCCATTGTGCCAAATGATGATTTTGAAAGGAGCATTCAAGACAAAGACAGCTTTTTAAGTTTCCAAAACTATCTGAAATAAAgcagttgtttttatttgtttacaacTTAAAATGTCAAACACTGGAAGCTTACATCCAACATTTACTATATATAATGAACAGTCTTTAATGCAAATAGTTCATCACAGACAATTTTAAAGGTACTCCCTCTGTATAACTGTTGTCTCACAAAACAGTATTTGGATATTCGGGTTAAATTGTACTTTGTGATCTTGTGagccttaaaataaaatttgtaatgaaccaagtaaaatgaaaacagccCTATCTTCTGTGTTGAAACAGCAAACCACAACCATATgtaaagacaaaagacaaaccaaaaaacccacagactgaacattttttaaacagaaaagttCCGTCCacagcatatttttatattttaagttctcGGTGGCTTGGCCTAAAGGCACTTTTTTTTCTGAGGAAGCCCCTCAGTGCAAATACCCAGAGTTCCATGACAAAGTAATCAAGAATTGTGGATAAGTGTCCTTATATCTGATAGGGAAAGAAATGGGTCCGAATCATTATGTTTTATTGGGTATGCTCTACCTTGCCGTAAAATGAATAGTTACAGCCTTTTACTCGAATTCTACCGGTAATATGTTTGGGAACACAAAATTTAATAGCACTGCTTTTCTTTCTGCATCGCCCTtgtgctgtttgttttctgttcttagccaatttctgttttctatccatggagtttttcttttcctactacttaaaaaaaaatatatatacacacacacacacacacacacacacacacacacacacacacctatcttGTTACTCTTGAGCATCTTTATAACAAAGACCCTTAGGTATTTTAAAACTTGGGCAGGGTTCAAGTTCAGTGTTCAGGAGACATTTAGTGCCATTTAACAAGAAACATGACCATCCCTATCCTTCATACTTGAGGGTTGCCTTCAGCAATTACTACCTTTATCATTAACTGTAGCTTCTATTTATCTTGACTGAAAGGAGGTATTGGGAGGAACAGGTaattgggaagagaaagaagggcagttttaaaagtttttttctccacatcaggATTTAGAGTGTCATGCAAAGCTGCTAAAATCCTCAGGCTTAGAAACTGAAGACAGAGGTGGCTTTACAAAGATGAGCGAAGCAGGTTATTTAGGATAAGGCGAAGTGTGAATTTACTCAGACAAAAATAAGCCGTGGTTTGAAATCAGTCCACAGTAAGGGAGTGGTCCTTATTCTGTAACCTTCAGTCATGGAAATTTTACATGGATTAAGCAAATGAAGATTACTCCTTAACATTCATTAATGTGTTTAAAATCTCTTAAGTGGAAGTAGATTTTGAACTTTGGTTGTATGAAATGAAGTTTGGTAAGGAACATTAAGGCTAGTAGGTTcaggaagaaagtaaaaggaaaggaGTTAAGCCTTTGGCAAAGATGAGCTCTGCTCCAGCCAGTACAGGGTGGTCCTAAGGAGTACCCAATAAAACTGCGATTGTGAACAACGGACAAAGCAGCTGGAATTTCTAGTTTGTGCCAGAAGCATCTTCACACAACACCTAGGTTAACTCTCGGGATAGCCAGGATATAATTTGGAAGCACAATCATTACCTACCATGGTGTTCTACTTACCAAATTGCGCATTTTGAAAATGCATACTGTGAAGCATTTTTGTAATCTCTAACGTTAGTAATTTTACTGTCGTGTATGGTAAAGGCTGTAGTGTTGACAAGCAGCAGTACAAGTCAATACAATAATCACAATTTGTTTTGCATTGAAACTTAATCTATTTGTCACAATCTCCCGTTTCCTGATCTTCATGTTCCCAGGGGATAGGGTCATTGTCTTGTACACAGGGGACGGTGTCCCTCTCATGCCAAAACTGCTCCACATCAGGGAGGATGGGAATCTGTGTCTTCTCACTTCTCTCTATGCCAGAGGAGGGAGAGccagttttctctttctctggtatGGATGCTGGGGACTCGGAAGATGGAACGTTGTCGGGAGGGACCTCTGAGTTACCAGCTGGTGTTTTCTGAGACTCTGAGGCAGTCGGTTGCTTTTTGGTTATCATCCATTTCCATAAGCCTTTCAAGTCTTCCTTGAACTCCTCTGACATCACGAGAAAAATGAGAGGATTGGCCGAAGGGATGGAAAACATGAGGACTTGAGACAGGGCTATAAAGCCTTGTGGTGGGGTCGGGCCCCCGGCCTTCACGTGCCGTATCCACAGCCAGGCCACCCACTCAGGCAGCCACAGAACCGCAGAGGTGCCCGCCATGCTCAGCAGCATCACTGTGAGTTGCTTGGAGCGCATCTGGTTTCTAAGATTTTGAGTCTTAGTTCCTCGTTTTTTACACTGGCCATAAGCTCTCCAGAAATAAAAACTGGCAAAGAGTGACGGAAGGCCAAATGCCAGGAGAGGGTAGAGCTTACCAAACACTGCCATGAACTCTTCGGCCACAGGGGGTACATCCAGGAGGCACATTTCCACACCTGCGTGAAGCCTGGTGGTGCTGAAGAACCATTCGGGCAGGGGTAGCAGGCTAGCCACAGCCCAGATGGCCGCCAGCACCGACCAGATGGTGCAGGTGCGGATACTCACTTGCTTGGCTGGGTCACTTGCGTACATGCAGCATACTTTGGCCACTGCCACGATCGTCAGGCTCTTGGCTGCCATGCATGTGTGGATGAACCAGTCGGAGGATTTGCAGACAAACCAGCCGAGGTCCCAAACACTTTTGAAGTATGCTGTAGCTCGGACAGGTGCGGAaaacagcaggagagagagatcGGCCAGGCTGAGGTTCAGAATCAGGGAGTGGATCATGGACGGCTTTCCTTTCCAAGCGCTGTGAAGGAGGACACCAATCACGCAAACGTTCCCCATGAAGCCCACCAGGCAGACGGCCACCAAGAGAGCGGGGACGATGGTCCTCCAGTCCTTAGAGTCAGAGGGCAGGTACCCTCCGGCAAAGTGGAGATGAGCAGATATGTTCATGGTGCTGGAGTTGGAGTCCGCGAAGGCGGCTGCCAGCATCACCTTTCCCACGCAGCTCGTCCTTACAGAAGTTCGCTTCTCTTCGTCTTTCTGCCTCGGCTCTTTTGTGTAGGAAATAAATATGCTGTCATCCGTGTCAAATGACACCTCTGgaccctccccttgcttgtttcCTGAGAGCAGAGTGTGGAAGAAGGTTGACTGCTCACCTCCGCTCTGTCGCACGCGAGACGCCGCTGCTGCACTGAACGGCAGGCAGCTCGGGGGCTGCTCATTAGCAAGCCTCGTGTCGCATGGTCAGCCCTGCGGAGTTAACCCCCCATAGACTCATAAATGATAAATGAGGGCAACATACATGTAAGTGGGATGTTCCCGGGGGGTCACGAGCTAGGCAGGCAATTATTTTCAGCCATTTCTAAAATCGTGACTGCAGTCTGTAGTTCAGGCGACACCGCATCTGGGCAAGTGACTCACGCTTCAGCCCGCACCACATCCCCCGCATACCTGATGCCCTGGGTCAGGAGGGAGGCCAAGAACAAGCATTTCCGACAAGGACCCCGCGCACGGGGATGTTGTGGGTTTTAAGACAAGAACCCACGCTGCGGTTCCCCCTGAGCCGAGGAGCTGCTGCCTGACCCAGCCCCCGCACCAGCAGCCGCCTGAGGTCACACGTGGGAGCTGGATAAGGAAAACGAACCCTGCAAAGAAGTCCTCCGTAAAAACTCTAATTACACACGACTTTAGTCTGTAGTTTGGTCCAACTGTTGTGAGTTTCTTAGAAGTGATTTTAGACTCTGAGTTAGACTATGTGGAATACGATTTCAATAGGTGGCGATGATGAAGGCAACCAAGCGATGAATTAGGAAGGGGTTTGTGGGATTGCCGTGAGGACGTGGCCTACTCTGAGTGCACTTGAACCAGAAATGCTTAGTGTCGGGCACTGAGAATGTGCTGGGCTGGGAGACTGACCTTTGGGTTCTGGTACTAGCTCTGCTCTCCCCAGTTTGTCTCTGGAAAGTAAGGGAATGACACTTCAAAATTCCTCAAAGCCGCAGCCTCACCCGATAAGAACGGATAGCATAAACAGCTCCCGAATATTGGGAAAGCTGGCTGTGGCGCTGggtttctctgtgtctgtctgcctcccctctccctctggaaAGTCGGGGTACTTCGGAAACAGTAATGGGGGCAGTGCCTTGTCTCAGCCACGGGCCATAACCCCCAGTTTGCGCTGTGGCCCGGGGAAATAATAGGCGCACACCCCAAAGCACCCCTTGTGGGGGTAAAGAGGCCACGCCATCTTCTGGGGAAGAAAACGGGTGGGGGGCGAGGAGAGAAACTTGTTGAGCACTACTTGGAGCGAACAGACGAGGTGTGCATTAGAGATTAGCTGGCGTATGTGGAAGACATCCGTTCAGCACCCGACTCCTTGACATCATGGCTTAAAGCTTAGGACGCTCCAGGCTCCCGAAGACATGGGACAGACAACGAGCTGAGTTCCAGAAGGCTTTAATGTCACGAAAGTCTGATCTTTAAAAGACAACTAAGGAAACCAAGGCCCGTCATGTGGTTCTTCCCCAGTCTATTAAATGGACTCCGGGAAGGATCCCCCGGTGCTCCAGCTAGAGGCCAAACGTTCAGAGGCCTAAAAGATGGGGAGGCTGAGTTTTCCACAGTTTTTGGAGGTAATgtactttaactttttattttgaaggaatTGCAAACTTACAGAATAAAATGCGAGACCTTATGCAATTCATAAACACTTCATCCAAATTCACTGGGTATTAACATTTACGtacatttgctctctctctctcagcatatatgtatgtgtgggcccatatgtgtatatatactcaTACATGTTATTATTTTCTGAACCCTTTGAGGACTAGAAATGAGTTTTTGAGTATTCTTCCGGAATCATCGTTAACCATAGAAATCAAAATGAGACTATGTGCTTGTAGCTAAAAGGAATTGTCTCCTTTGGCAAGCCCCAGGACCCAGTCCcagttaatgtttttcttttcatccatCAGCACCTCTGTGTCTAGATACTGACAAGTGTGACCTGCAGCTTGTGTccactttttcttcattttaacatCATTTCCATTTAAAGGCTAAATGTAATTTAGCaaacctaaagggaaaaaaacaccgTAGGCATGTTTCTTATTTGTAAGTTGATCTTTGTTGATAACATGTTCACTTTAATGCAGAATTAAGTTGCATGCAGAACAGACATTTGTCaggtttccatatttttatttattttggggaattGCCTAGTATCTGAACCCCTTTCCTGTTTGATAGAAGGGATCATGGGGAGAAATTGTGTGGAGGAGGTGGACTGAGCAATACAATACAGAAATGAAACGGAGAGTTATTTGGGATGAAAagcagaagcagcctccccacccccaaaatgctggaaacaacccagaagCCCACACTGGTGACGGATAAACAGGTGGCTACACTTGTGTAATGGAATACTAGCCAGCAATATAAAGGAATGACACAAACTACAACATAGGTGAACCTCAAAAATACTaacctaagtgaaagaagccagacacaaagaccaCAAGTTGTGaaattccttttctgtgaaatgtccaggacatttcatagaaat
This Ursus arctos isolate Adak ecotype North America unplaced genomic scaffold, UrsArc2.0 scaffold_5, whole genome shotgun sequence DNA region includes the following protein-coding sequences:
- the GPR151 gene encoding G-protein coupled receptor 151, encoding MLAAAFADSNSSTMNISAHLHFAGGYLPSDSKDWRTIVPALLVAVCLVGFMGNVCVIGVLLHSAWKGKPSMIHSLILNLSLADLSLLLFSAPVRATAYFKSVWDLGWFVCKSSDWFIHTCMAAKSLTIVAVAKVCCMYASDPAKQVSIRTCTIWSVLAAIWAVASLLPLPEWFFSTTRLHAGVEMCLLDVPPVAEEFMAVFGKLYPLLAFGLPSLFASFYFWRAYGQCKKRGTKTQNLRNQMRSKQLTVMLLSMAGTSAVLWLPEWVAWLWIRHVKAGGPTPPQGFIALSQVLMFSIPSANPLIFLVMSEEFKEDLKGLWKWMITKKQPTASESQKTPAGNSEVPPDNVPSSESPASIPEKEKTGSPSSGIERSEKTQIPILPDVEQFWHERDTVPCVQDNDPIPWEHEDQETGDCDK